The following proteins are co-located in the Naumovozyma dairenensis CBS 421 chromosome 9, complete genome genome:
- the NDAI0I00510 gene encoding uncharacterized protein (similar to Saccharomyces cerevisiae YCR051W; ancestral locus Anc_6.319), whose translation MNIWIAASDGKTGIVRQILTTPNTTFTANSKDPNGYTPIHAAAAYGHIDLLRSLCSEFGGDINIRDNDGDTPLHHCEDYATGKVIVEELGGNFTLTNNEGKTPLEVVEEDGESTELIQYLKEKSGISVENDSLGLNEEELKQFKENIRYTLENDPDAVSNNDPESLARRQRLEQIIQGDNAEQELENYIRDLVRSQLLNGQSEDDQDSKRRR comes from the coding sequence atgaatatttggatTGCAGCAAGCGACGGGAAGACAGGCATAGTGAGACAAATCCTAACCACTCCAAACACGACATTTACAGCAAACAGTAAAGATCCTAATGGGTATACGCCCATCCATGCCGCTGCTGCGTATGGCCACATTGATCTTTTAAGATCTTTATGTAGTGAGTTCGGTGgtgatattaatattagaGATAATGATGGTGATACGCCTTTACATCATTGTGAAGATTATGCCACTGGTAAGGTCATTGTTGAGGAATTAGGCGGTAATTTTACGCTTACGAATAACGAAGGGAAGACTCCCTTGGAAGtagtagaagaagatggtGAATCGACtgaattgattcaatatttgaaagaaaaatctGGGATCTCTGTAGAGAATGATAGTTTGGGAttgaatgaagaagaattgaaacagtttaaagaaaatatacgTTACACTTTGGAAAATGATCCTGATGCTGTGAGTAATAATGATCCAGAATCATTGGCAAGAAGACAAAGACTGGAACAAATTATTCAAGGTGACAATGCTGAAcaagaattggaaaattatATTAGAGATCTGGTAAGATCTCAGCTTTTGAATGGTCAATCTGAAGACGACCAAGATTCCAAACGTCGTAGGTAG